Proteins from a genomic interval of Chroococcidiopsis thermalis PCC 7203:
- a CDS encoding response regulator transcription factor, whose protein sequence is MNLKILIVDDEPHVRLLMEQTLEELEDEGVELLFAENGEIALNTIENERPQLVFLDVMMPKMNGFDVCDTVKNKLGISDVYIIMLTAKGQEFDRQKSIEVGADMYTTKPFDPDEITEKAREVLAL, encoded by the coding sequence ATGAATTTAAAAATTTTAATTGTTGATGACGAACCTCACGTCAGACTTTTAATGGAGCAAACATTAGAAGAATTGGAGGATGAAGGAGTAGAACTACTATTTGCAGAAAACGGTGAGATAGCACTGAACACGATCGAGAACGAGCGACCTCAGCTCGTATTTTTAGACGTGATGATGCCAAAAATGAATGGTTTTGATGTATGCGATACAGTTAAGAATAAGCTAGGCATTTCCGATGTCTATATTATTATGTTGACAGCTAAAGGTCAGGAATTCGATCGACAAAAAAGTATAGAGGTTGGAGCTGACATGTATACTACCAAACCGTTCGATCCTGATGAGATTACGGAGAAAGCCAGAGAAGTTTTGGCTTTGTAA
- the trpD gene encoding anthranilate phosphoribosyltransferase: MTSTSAIDLSNSSLPEASNTWATQLLQQLLDRQSLSGAQAAQLMQEWLNESIPPVLSGAILAAIQAKGVSAEELAGMAQVLQSVRAHGTGAQLCAPTPLIDTCGTGGDGAATFNISTAVAFVAAAAGVPVAKHGNRSASSRVGSADVLEALGVNLNAAAERIQAAVTEVGITFLFAPGWHPAMKAVAPLRKTLKVRTVFNLLGPLVNPLRPSGQVIGVCESNLPLTIAHALQQLGTKQAIVLHGREKLDEAGLGDATDLAVLSNGQVELTTIHPQELGLAPAPTAALRGGDVHENAAILTAVLQGKGTQAQQDVVALNAALALQVGEKIPLGEYAAGISLAREILYSGAAWAKLQQLVQFL; the protein is encoded by the coding sequence ATGACCTCTACATCAGCCATCGATCTCAGCAATAGTTCTCTCCCAGAAGCTTCAAATACCTGGGCAACGCAATTACTTCAGCAATTACTGGATCGTCAATCTTTGTCCGGCGCACAAGCAGCGCAACTCATGCAGGAATGGCTCAACGAAAGCATTCCACCTGTCTTATCTGGAGCAATATTAGCAGCAATTCAGGCTAAAGGTGTATCAGCCGAAGAACTGGCTGGGATGGCTCAAGTTTTACAATCTGTGCGGGCGCACGGCACGGGCGCACAGCTGTGCGCCCCTACACCTTTAATCGATACCTGCGGTACTGGTGGAGATGGAGCTGCAACCTTTAATATATCTACTGCGGTTGCCTTTGTCGCAGCAGCGGCGGGAGTACCAGTAGCTAAACACGGCAATCGCTCTGCTTCTAGTCGAGTCGGTTCTGCGGATGTGTTGGAAGCACTAGGAGTTAATCTCAATGCTGCCGCAGAAAGAATACAAGCAGCTGTTACAGAAGTGGGCATTACATTTTTATTTGCCCCTGGGTGGCATCCTGCTATGAAGGCGGTTGCCCCGTTACGCAAAACGCTGAAAGTACGGACGGTGTTTAATCTTTTGGGACCCCTAGTCAATCCTTTGCGCCCGTCAGGACAAGTTATTGGAGTTTGTGAATCAAACTTACCACTGACTATCGCTCATGCCTTGCAGCAGTTAGGGACAAAACAGGCAATTGTGCTGCACGGACGGGAAAAGTTGGATGAAGCAGGTTTAGGTGACGCTACAGATTTAGCAGTGTTATCTAACGGACAGGTAGAGTTAACAACTATACATCCGCAGGAACTAGGCTTAGCACCCGCACCAACAGCAGCATTAAGGGGTGGAGACGTACATGAAAATGCAGCAATTCTCACTGCTGTATTGCAAGGTAAGGGAACTCAAGCACAGCAAGATGTTGTTGCTTTAAATGCAGCGCTAGCACTGCAAGTAGGAGAAAAGATTCCTTTAGGTGAATATGCTGCTGGCATTAGCCTAGCTAGGGAAATTTTGTATAGTGGTGCTGCTTGGGCAAAGCTACAGCAACTCGTACAATTCCTCTAA
- a CDS encoding ATP-binding protein has product MKKTIRKSIGSRLFFYVLSSALVGLGGMSYFFYQALEHHAKDEIKVNLSTQVKAIETELARVTQSMVDLSTAVKTLNRRGIKDPETYKKLVFDFFEQRSSLTMALGVGQTPFQLVPDRQWYWPYFYVDQKSSGQIGQLLPEPHQNIRYAELFQDDKYQNQEYYKAVVKEKKDLWYEPYHWYGLTLTTYTGPILTDRQHLIGMTGLDINVTAIGEQIQAPEGWKGGYFAIISEKGNLLTYPPDPQKAKALSTYKDIPELKAVWQKISNGKAGLIQAEGHYWAYERVKGTNWLTIASVPQWVVLGPALTITVGGALGAAIILALVVAFFIRRLNQRLQHIMAECDRLAEIDLQRTRRLNQASEVIASNTFQQSEARNTDELEVLEQAFNKMAAQLEASFEELELRVQERTAYLTAVIDNLADGLLVVDLNGKIARVNPALFALFGIEETDLTGRDCQVVFNRKIVELVEETRRNLKKVFVAEIELSSGCTGKAVATAIVKDADSTNKQNGKERCIGSVLLIRDITSEKEVDQMKTDFISTVSHELRTPLTSVLGFAKIIKKKLEEVIFPVIPTDDKKIQRNVRQIADNLDIIVSEGGRLTDLINDVLDIAKMEAGKIEWKMAPLQINEVIDRAIAATSALFHQKNLELIRDSESDVPEIIGDRDRLIQVVINLISNSVKFTDTGSITCKVKTNETQIHISIIDTGIGIAEADLDKVFEKFKQVGDTLTDKPKGTGLGLPICKQIVEHHGGKIWVESTLGTGSKFSFTLPIMIACDLKPKTFDVDTLVKQLREHVVMKSANSKTTKKTILVVDDDANIRQLLRQQLESEGYNILEAKDGIEAIAFVKKSAPDLIILDVMMPEMSGFDVAAVLKNDPKTMNIPIIILSIVEDRERGYRLGIERYLMKPIETDTLLHEIGTLTTQANSSKKVLVVDEDVSTVKTLAEVLQAKGYSVVEAIDAQELREKAMSVQPYMIIANANFWERSEVIKTLRFEKGLENVFFILLADRKDGDRSEALTTQNEILLPGALIKNEKLV; this is encoded by the coding sequence ATGAAAAAGACCATACGTAAGTCTATCGGTTCGAGATTATTTTTCTACGTGTTAAGTAGCGCTCTTGTAGGATTGGGCGGTATGTCCTATTTCTTCTATCAAGCGCTAGAACATCATGCTAAAGACGAAATTAAAGTTAATCTCAGCACTCAAGTCAAGGCAATAGAGACTGAGCTTGCCCGAGTTACGCAGTCTATGGTGGATTTGTCTACAGCAGTTAAAACTCTAAATCGTCGAGGCATCAAAGACCCTGAAACATATAAGAAATTAGTCTTTGATTTTTTTGAGCAACGCTCATCCTTGACTATGGCTCTTGGTGTGGGTCAAACTCCCTTCCAACTTGTGCCAGATCGCCAATGGTATTGGCCCTACTTTTACGTTGACCAAAAAAGCTCTGGTCAGATAGGTCAGCTTTTACCCGAACCACACCAAAACATCCGATATGCAGAGTTATTCCAAGATGACAAATATCAGAACCAAGAATACTACAAAGCAGTTGTAAAAGAGAAAAAAGATTTGTGGTACGAGCCTTATCATTGGTACGGGTTGACTCTCACAACTTATACAGGTCCTATCCTCACCGATCGCCAACATTTGATAGGTATGACAGGACTAGATATCAACGTCACGGCTATAGGAGAGCAAATTCAAGCGCCTGAGGGTTGGAAAGGCGGTTACTTTGCAATTATCAGTGAAAAAGGAAACCTGCTTACTTATCCTCCAGATCCCCAAAAGGCTAAGGCACTGTCAACATACAAGGATATACCCGAATTAAAGGCTGTATGGCAAAAGATATCGAATGGTAAAGCTGGATTAATTCAAGCTGAGGGACACTACTGGGCATACGAGCGAGTTAAAGGTACAAACTGGTTGACGATCGCATCAGTGCCTCAATGGGTTGTGCTGGGTCCCGCGTTAACTATTACTGTGGGAGGAGCGCTGGGAGCGGCTATCATCCTGGCTTTAGTTGTTGCCTTCTTTATCCGCAGACTGAATCAGCGCTTACAACACATTATGGCTGAGTGCGATCGCCTAGCAGAGATAGATTTGCAAAGGACGCGCCGACTTAACCAAGCATCTGAAGTAATTGCTAGCAATACGTTTCAGCAGTCTGAAGCGAGGAATACAGATGAACTGGAAGTTTTAGAGCAAGCTTTTAATAAGATGGCAGCCCAGCTAGAAGCATCATTTGAAGAGCTAGAACTGCGAGTTCAAGAGCGCACGGCTTATTTAACTGCCGTGATTGATAACTTAGCAGATGGGTTATTGGTCGTCGATTTAAATGGTAAGATTGCTCGGGTCAATCCAGCCTTATTTGCTCTATTTGGAATTGAAGAGACAGATTTAACTGGTCGTGATTGTCAAGTTGTATTTAATCGTAAGATTGTCGAGCTAGTAGAAGAAACTCGTAGAAATCTAAAAAAAGTTTTTGTTGCAGAAATAGAGTTGTCGAGCGGTTGTACTGGAAAAGCAGTCGCAACTGCCATTGTGAAAGATGCCGATTCTACAAATAAGCAAAATGGAAAAGAACGGTGCATTGGTTCAGTTCTATTGATTCGAGATATCACGTCAGAAAAAGAGGTAGATCAGATGAAAACCGATTTCATTTCTACAGTATCTCACGAGCTTAGAACGCCTCTAACATCAGTTCTTGGTTTTGCTAAAATTATTAAGAAGAAACTCGAAGAAGTTATCTTTCCCGTCATTCCAACAGATGATAAAAAAATTCAACGCAATGTGAGACAAATAGCAGACAATCTGGATATTATCGTATCAGAAGGTGGTAGACTGACAGATTTAATTAATGATGTCTTGGATATTGCCAAAATGGAGGCGGGTAAGATTGAGTGGAAGATGGCTCCCCTACAAATTAATGAAGTCATAGATAGAGCGATCGCAGCTACTTCTGCCCTTTTTCACCAAAAAAATCTGGAATTAATTCGAGATAGTGAATCCGATGTGCCAGAGATTATAGGCGATCGCGATCGCTTAATTCAAGTAGTCATTAACCTAATTTCTAACTCTGTCAAATTTACCGATACTGGCTCAATTACTTGCAAAGTCAAAACCAATGAAACTCAAATCCATATTAGTATTATCGATACAGGCATAGGGATTGCTGAAGCCGATTTAGATAAAGTATTTGAGAAATTCAAGCAAGTGGGTGATACCCTCACTGACAAACCAAAAGGTACGGGCTTAGGATTACCAATTTGCAAACAAATTGTCGAACATCACGGAGGTAAAATATGGGTTGAAAGTACTTTAGGTACAGGTAGTAAATTTTCCTTTACCTTACCCATCATGATTGCTTGTGACTTGAAACCAAAAACTTTCGATGTCGATACTCTCGTCAAGCAGTTGCGAGAACATGTAGTCATGAAGTCTGCTAATTCTAAAACGACTAAAAAAACAATTTTAGTCGTCGATGACGATGCTAATATTCGTCAATTGCTCCGGCAGCAGCTAGAGTCTGAAGGATACAATATTCTTGAAGCTAAAGATGGCATAGAAGCGATCGCCTTTGTGAAAAAATCTGCTCCCGACCTTATTATTCTAGATGTTATGATGCCAGAAATGAGCGGTTTTGATGTAGCAGCCGTTCTCAAAAACGATCCCAAAACTATGAATATTCCCATTATTATTCTATCAATTGTAGAAGATAGAGAGCGGGGCTACCGCTTGGGAATTGAACGCTACTTAATGAAGCCAATTGAGACAGATACTTTATTGCATGAAATTGGCACACTCACGACTCAAGCTAATTCTAGTAAAAAAGTTTTAGTGGTTGATGAAGATGTATCTACTGTAAAAACTTTAGCTGAAGTTTTACAAGCTAAAGGTTACAGTGTAGTTGAAGCTATTGATGCTCAAGAATTGCGAGAAAAAGCAATGTCGGTTCAACCATACATGATTATTGCTAACGCTAACTTTTGGGAGCGCTCCGAAGTTATTAAAACTTTACGTTTTGAAAAAGGTTTAGAAAATGTTTTCTTTATCTTACTGGCAGACCGTAAGGATGGCGATCGTTCTGAAGCATTAACTACACAGAATGAAATTTTACTTCCAGGAGCTTTGATCAAAAATGAAAAACTCGTATAA